In one Nymphaea colorata isolate Beijing-Zhang1983 unplaced genomic scaffold, ASM883128v2 scaffold0001, whole genome shotgun sequence genomic region, the following are encoded:
- the LOC116267898 gene encoding FCS-Like Zinc finger 14-like encodes MPERPAIRLPSFLAFTDQDGSRSPTSPLETKNNSNYIMKSPRGWQKKESEGVGLGIVAAMNNSSKTQEAIFSPKSTISAILAVPIKNHQASQPIPIAPARPSSPRLGGNTFETEAELELSESYTCVISHHGPNSIRKHEYFYEERREDEVGNLWRNSSCVFFASPPRYQGNTFQNDGFLQYCHLCRKRLQDQDIYMYRGDKAFCSVECRCQQIMNDEYTEKRGPKAVKHCDYSASPCSAPRLFSAGVAVA; translated from the exons ATGCCGGAGAGACCTGCAATCAGGCTCCCATCTTTCCTTGCTTTCACGGATCAAGATGGCTCAAGGAGCCCAACGTCACCACTAGAGACGAAGAACAACTCCAATTACATTATGAAGTCGCCAAGAGGATGGCAAAAGAAGGAGTCTGAGGGGGTGGGACTGGGAATTGTGGCGGCCATGAACAACAGCAGCAAGACCCAAGAAGCAATTTTTTCCCCTAAATCAACTATCTCTGCTATCTTGGCTGTGCCCATAAAGAACCACCAAGCCTCGCAGCCCATCCCAATTGCTCCTGCTAGGCCCTCCTCGCCCAGACTCGGAGGTAACACGTTTGAGACTGAGGCTGAGCTTGAGCTGTCGGAGAGCTACACGTGTGTGATATCCCACCATGGGCCCAATTCGATCAGGAAACATGAGTATTTCTatgaagagagaagagaggatgagGTGGGGAATCTGTGGAGGAACTCATCCTGCGTCTTCTTTGCTTCACCGCCTAGGTATCAAGGAAACACCTTCCAGAACGACGGCTTTCTCCAGTATTGCCACCTCTGCAGGAAAAGGCTTCAGGATCAGGACATCTACATGTACAG GGGAGACAAGGCGTTCTGCAGTGTGGAGTGTAGATGCCAACAGATTATGAACGATGAATACACGGAGAAACGCGGGCCGAAAGCCGTGAAGCACTGCGACTACTCTGCTTCTCCCTGCTCTGCTCCAAGGCTTTTCTCTGCTGGTGTTGCGGTAGCTTGA